Proteins from a single region of Cryptococcus neoformans var. grubii H99 chromosome 5, complete sequence:
- a CDS encoding methionine-tRNA ligase, translating to MSVRNIREAEGLLMDVHDPSKGPVLPKDGQRNVLITSALPYVNNVPHLGNIIGSTLSADVFARYNRTLNVPTLYICGTDEYGTATETKALEEGVTPYELCTKFHKLHTEIYEWFQISFDKWGRTSSPKHTEITQGIYKRLHENGLFRLETTDQTYCEDDKLFLADRFVEGICPNCGYDDARGDQCDKCSLTFSSPTQLLNPRCKRNKAHTLSVRPSTHACYRLDLLQPRLVEWMQNARVKGKWGTNAVITEKGEIVEPRMLGEGLRPSAVTRDLKWGVEVPKVGDEEEDKAMEGKVIYVWFDAPIGYPSITAAYTEEWEKWWKNPDNVELYQFMGKDNVYFHTVLFPAMLLGTEERWTMLHNISSTQYLNYEDTKFSKSRNVGVFGNNARETGQPPEIWRYYLISQRPENSDSSFLWSKFIAANNNELLANLGNFVNRVVKFINAKLDSKVPGPEGFAGGEVAPLADSLDVDFVTDVNTRLKEYREQMDDTKLRGGLATAMALSARGNQYLQENSLDNALLASNPERCSEVLLNAVNLIYVLSVVFHPFMPSTSEGILRQLNAPPRSLPTKFSIDILPGHVLGKAEYLFKKIDNVNGEQEKKWQRQYGGDAVVADHVVPPGPGGHPEGGKVPKAKDADAESKKAAHEARRAQLAKEKKAAQAAADAKKTPEEKELEAKVEAQGKRLAAIKKGLEEGDAEKEMSVAKSLKTELAELRKRLKGTTI from the exons ATGTCTGTCCGGAATATCAGGGAAGCTGAAGGTCTTCTCATGGATGTCCATGACCCCTCAAAGGGTCCAGT CCTTCCAAAGGACGGACAAAGAAACGTCCTTATCACTTCTGCTTTACCTT ATGTGAACAACGTACCACACCTTGGCAACATCATCGG GTCTACTCTTTCTGCGGACGTTTTTGCGAGATACAATCGGACACTTAACGTACCGACCCTCTAT ATTTGCGGAACCGATGAGTATGGAACCGCTACCGAGACAAAG GCCTTAGAAGAGGGTGTCACCCCATACGAACTCTGTACCAAATTCCACAAATTGCATACGGAGATTTACGA ATGGTTTCAGATCAGCTTCGACAAATGGGGGCGTACTTCGTCTCCGAAACATACTGAGATTACCCAGGGAATTTACAAACGCCTCCATGAGAACGGTCTTTTCCGTCTGGAAACCACCGACCAGACTTATTGCGAAGATGACAAACTCTTTTTGGCTGACCGCTTTGTGGAAGGCATCTGTCCCAATTGCGGTTATGAT GATGCCCGAGGTGACCAGTGTGACAAGTGCTCGCTCACCTTTTCATCCCCTACTCAACTCCTTAACCCTCGCTGCAAACGCAACAAAGCACACACCCTCTCTGTTCGACCTTCTACTCATGCCTGCTATCGTTTAGACCTGCTCCAGCCTCGGTTAGTTGAGTGGATGCAAAATGCTCGTGTTAAGGGGAAGTGGGGAACGAATGCAGTCATCACTGAAAAGGGTGAAATTGTGGAGCCCAGGATGCTAGGAGAAGGTTTGAGGCCTAGTGCCGTGACGAGAGATTTGAAATGGGGTGTTGAAGTTCCGAAAGTgggagacgaagaggaagacaaggCCATGGAAGGCAAAGTAATCT ATGTCTGGTTTGACGCACCTATTGGCTATCCTTCAATCACAGCGGCCTATACcgaagaatgggaaaaaTGGTGGAAAAATCCTGATAATGTGGAGCTTTATCAGTTCATGGGCAAAGACA ACGTTTACTTCCATACTGTTCTCTTTCCAGCTATGCTGCTTGGTACCGAAGAACGCTGGACCATGCTTCATAACATCTCTAGCACTCAGTATCTGAACTATGAGGATACAAAGTTCAGCAAGAGTAGGAACGTTGGTGTGTTCGGCAACAATGCTCGGGAGACAGGACAGCCTCCTGAGATTTGGAGGTATTATCTCATCTCCCAACGACCGGAGAACAGCGACTCGTCCTTTTTGTGGTCCAAATTCATTGCCGCTAACAACAATGAGCTATTGGCCAATCTGGGAAACTTTGTCAACCGA GTGGTCAAATTCATCAACGCGAAACTCGATTCTAAGGTACCGGGCCCGGAAGGTTTCGCCGGTGGCGAAGTTGCTCCCCTTGCTGATTCTCTAGACGTCGATTTTGTGACTGATGTCAACACTCGCCTCAAAGAGTACCGCGAACAAATGGATGACACTAAACTTCGCGGTGGTCTTGCAACCGCAATGGCTCTTTCTGCCCGCGGTAACCAATACCTTCAAGAAAATTCTTTGGACAATGCCCTTCTCGCGAGCAACCCGGAGCGATGTTCCGAGGTTTTGCTTAATGCTGTAAACCTCATTTATGTCTTGAGCGTGGTGTTCCACCCCTTTATGCCAAGCACATCTGAAGGCATATTGCGACAACTCAACGCTCCTCCTCGATCCCTTCCTACCAAATTCTCTATTGACATTCTTCCCGGACATGTTTTGGGTAAAGCCGAATATTTATTTAAGAAGATTGATAACGTCAATGGAGAGcaggaaaaaaagtggCAAAGGCAATATGGAGGAGATGCGGTGGTGGCAGATCACGTTGTACCGCCTGGTCCAGGTGGTCACCCCGAGGGGGGCAAAGTTCCGAAAGCCAAGGATGCCGACGCAGAGTCCAAAAAGGCTGCGCACGAGGCTCGCAGAGCCCAACTGGctaaagaaaagaaggctgctcaggctgctgctgatgcgaagaagactcctgaggagaaggagttggaAGCAAAGGTGGAGGCTCAAGGCAAGAGGCTAGCAGCGATTAAGAAGGGATTagaagaaggtgatgctgagaaagagatgagtGTCGcgaagagtttgaaaaCTGAGTTGGCTGAATTACGAAAGAGGCTAAAAGGAACTACCATTTAA
- a CDS encoding endoplasmic reticulum protein, producing MTLYYSICFALLMSELSLFCTIVCPMPFAIRKKMFHFLSENPVVAKIQYGLKITFIFVAVLFVDALQRMIRIAQEGATAKMKQDMADARTETNYAARRFYAQRNLYLTGATLFLSLLLARVFYIILDFIQVQESYTALQAKTAKASGAAGENEELRTRIAELEAKERDFETLKKQASQQNAEYGRLADEHNKAAGAVSDKKAD from the exons ATGACA CTCTACTACTCCATATGCTTCGCCCTCCTCATGTCGGAGCTCTCGCTCTTCTGCACAATCGTCTGCCCAATGCCCTTTGCAATCCGCAAAAA AATGTTCCATTTCCTGAGCGAGAATCCTGTC GTAGCAAAAATTCAATACGGG CTGAAAATAACATTCAT ATTCGTCGCTGTTCTCTTTGTGGACGCCCTTCAACGAATGATTAGGATCGCGCAGGAGG GTGCGACGGCCAAGATGAAGCAGGACATGGCAGATGCCAGGACCGAGACTAATTA CGCCGCTCGACGATTCTATGCCCAGCGAAACT TGTACTTGACAGGTGccacccttttcctttccctcctcctcgcccgCGTCTTTTACATCATCCTTGACTTTATTCAAGTCCAGGAAAGCTATACTGCTCTTCAAGCAAAGACGGCCAAGGCCAGTGGTGCGGctggtgagaatgaagagttgaggaCCAGAATTGCCGAGTTGGAGGCGAAAGAGCGTGATTTCG AAACTCTCAAGAAGCAGGCTTCACAACAGAATGCCGAGTATGGCCGCCTGGCTGATGAGCACAATAAGGCT GCTGGCGCCGTATCGGACAAGAAAGCAGATTAA
- a CDS encoding small subunit ribosomal protein S21e — MENDKGVLVDLYIPRHCSATNRLITAQDHASIQLQIADVDADGKAIKGSATTIAICGRIRAQGDSDDSINRIATKEGLLKNVWSYTR, encoded by the exons ATGG AGAACGACAAGGGTGTCCTCGTTGACCTTTACATCCCCCGACACTGCTCGGCTACCA ACCGTCTTATCACTGCCCAGGACCACGCCTCTATCCAACTCCAAATTGCCGATGTCGACGCTGATGGCAAGGCCATCAAGGGCTCTGCCACCACTATCGCTATCTGCGGTCGTATCAGGGCTCAGGGCGACTCTGACGACTCTATCAACAGGATCGCTACCAAGGAGGGCT TGTTGAAGAACGTCTGGTCTTACACCCGATAA
- a CDS encoding polynucleotide 5'-hydroxyl-kinase GRC3: protein MSALAARRATAAAANPKPEQPASSIEEVSISSAPSLPSPKRRKTRQTSPKPPSNTRYSNDVPTSRQFFQATESLAEQRIGRFSPSAPDSDDGTSSSSVGDSDEDMAQEDVFEDNGEIDGGRDQRKVPVTTNMSASAPSKRLDPISLDITTQFNPKDNVNFCRITGGQLASAGMNDGHPGPGVIVSLAQNESLTIAGLFLLTPLQNTLSIYSTVLSPSMSSFPVYAPTSHPLPVISPVSTQAFDKGILSILNVIKLPLSFQRESDKTLLLIRENRCGIDGLRNGAVPGFSNIWLEDSGSWGLRGVHPVVGSFPVPVYPHCTPPSWSHAISSLSSSDVNLQNPFIGLVKGPKRSGKSTFARALLNNLLRRFRKVAWLECDLGQGEFGCGAVVGLWILDKPVLGPPFTHPLLPSSSQYLGTYTPLTCPDEYLVAIRHLIEHYKYELQYTSEYSTLHTSVDDKISTHVPLVINTQGWMKGLGEDLLNAIESMAQPTHVFSFESQPDEVYSGQGWTSTPPWQATQLPYDPAYPTTAPVETEITQTYTLETAPVSALQARYTPADLRVLSTITYFHASLHPTHSVPVTWDLSSPLVCEIPWEVELGIGKALEKVYLIGEGSEGVLEEDLPIALNGAIVALAEMLGSYEDQPIVYEQGRPPPPTDLVNILGLAVIRSLSSANSVDPGFKLQLLTPIPPSYLSRARILIKSGALELPLPGMIDWRRGGINEEGMLGKGWEEIPFLDVGGLDVIGGERRRFRKNIMRKGM, encoded by the exons ATGTCCGCTCTTGCAGCTAGAAGAGCTACAGCAGCTGCAGCCAACCCCAAACCAGAGCAACCTGCCTCCTCCATCGAAGAGGTATCAATTTCCAGTGCCCCGAGCCTACCATCCCCAAAGAGACGCAAAACCAGACAGACATCTCCAAAACCTCCTTCAAACACTAGATACTCGAATGATGTGCCCACTTCTCGGCAATTTTTTCAGGCAACTGAATCATTAGCCGAGCAAAGAATAGGACGATTTTCCCCAAGTGCACCTGATAGCGACGATGGCACATCGAGCTCCTCGGTCGGGGACAGCGATGAAGATATGGCTCAAGAAGATGTATTCGAAGATAATGGTGAGATTGACGGAGGAAGGGATCAGCGTAAAGTGCCTGTGACTACCAATATGTCCGCTTCTGCTCCTTCGAAAAG ACTGGATCCAATATCCCTGGATATCACCACTCAGTTCAACCCGAAGGATAATGTGAACTTCTGTAGGATTACCGGAGGGCAGCTTGCTTCTGCTGGGATGAATGATGGGCACCCTGGCCCAGGAGTTATCGTTAGCCTTGCTCAAAATGAA AGTCTTACAATTGCcggccttttcctcctAACTCCACTACAAAATACCCTATCTATCTACTCGACTGTTCTCTCGCCATCAATGTCTTCCTTTCCCGTTTATGCTCCCACCTCGCATCCCCTTCCTGTCATTTCTCCTGTATCTACCCAAGCATTTGATAAGGGCATCCTGTCCATATTAAACGTTATCAAGCTTCCGCTCTCCTTTCAAAGAGAGTCCGACAAGACATTGCTGCTCATAAGGGAGAATAGATGCGGAATAGATGGGTTGCGGAACGGAGCAGTCCCAGGTTTTTCGAATATTTGGCTAGAGGATAGTGGATCATGGGGATTAAGAGGAGTGCACCCT GTCGTCGGTTCGTTTCCTGTCCCTGTGTATCCACACTGCACCCCTCCATCCTGGTCGCATGCCatatcctctctttcatcctctgaTGTTAACCTTCAAAATCCTTTCATTGGTCTCGTCAAAGGCCCTAAGCGGAGCGGCAAGTCGACTTTTGCCAGAGCATTGCTCAACAACTTGCTCAGGCGTTTTAGGAAAGTTGCTTGGCTGGAATGTGATTTAGGCCAAGGCGAATTCGGGTGTGGAGCTGTTGTTGGACTTTGGATCTTGGACAAACCCGTACTGG GGCCTCCTTTCACACACCCCTTGTTACCTTCAAGTTCTCAGTACCTTGGTACTTATACGCCTCTCACTTGTCCTGATGAGTACCTGGTCGCAATACGTCATCTCATCGAGCATTATAAATATGAGTTACAATACACCTCCGAATACTCAACTCTTCATACATCTGTTGATGACAAGATTAGTACACATGTGCCTCTCGTAATCAACACTCAAGGTTGGATGAAAGGACTTGGTGAAGACCTTCTCAATGCTATTGAGAGTATGGCCCAACCTACGCATGTGTTTTCTTTTGAATCACAGCCAGACGAAGTGTATAGCGGTCAGGGATGGACCAGCACTCCGCCTTGGCAGGCCACTCAACTTCCTTATGACCCAGCCTATCCGACTACTGCGCCAGTAGAGACGGAAATTACACAAACGTATACCCTCGAGACTGCCCCTGTTTCAGCTCTTCAAGCCAGATATACCCCAGCTGATCTTCGTGTTCTGTCTACAATCACTTATTTTCACGCGTCACTACATCCAACGCACTCTGTACCTGTTACATGGGACCTGTCTTCGCCTCTTGTGTGCGAAATACCATGGGAGGTAGAGCTTGGCATTGGCAAAGCTCTTGAAAAGGTTTATTTGATCGGCGAGGGGAGCGAGGGCGTTCTCGAGGAGGATTTGCCAATTGCGCTAAATGGTGCAATTGTCGCTTTAGCGGAGATGCTGGGGAGCTATGAAGACCAACCAATAGTTTATGAGCAGGGAAGACCACCGCCTCCCACAGACTTAGTTAATATTTTAGGTCTTGCCGTGATTCGGTCGCTTTCTTCAGCAAACTCCGTGGACCCTGGTTTCAAATTGCAACTTCTGACTCCTATTCCCCCATCTTATCTCTCCCGAGCTCGCATTCTCATCAAGAGTGGTGCACTTGAATTGCCGCTTCCCGGTATGATTGATTGGCGCAGGGGCGGTATtaatgaggaaggaatgtTGGGGAAGGGTTGGGAAGAAATACCTTTCCTAGATGTAGGTGGCCTGGATGTTATAggaggggagaggagaagattcaGGAAGAACATTATGAGGAAAGGAATGTAG
- a CDS encoding chromodomain-helicase-DNA-binding protein 3, variant, with translation MFNMASTARAKSVRNILMELRKVCQHPYLSAPELEIFDLPLEEQHRQLVNASGKLQFLKLLLPKLIARGHRILLFSQFKMALDRIQDFLYGENVKHLRLDGDTQQAQRQKYMDQFNAPNSDYHIFLLTTRAGGVGINLASADTIILHDPDFNPHQDQQAIARAYRYGQKKKVLVFKLMIKGSVEETIINKGKRKMVLDHLVVQQMGKETEENDFEDLFLKGAEGIYSGQGGINIPDINYNSKNVDELIDRVEADAEAEAKAMAERERQTENGVAKQIKSKQGAQFQFSRIWEADKNEVIHDEVQETMKDDEEEENVDWEQLMVTIQAERQLRLQKEMEESRTRRKLKSKKGVYKVDDDFEVNEKKRRKNKGKSKEGKLSSSDAEYMDGGLSDDGSATDMPDIDLETLQDDLSIDPMFAKSSGGIKRKRSKKTLDNVFNQSTAPHVYSQSSASHVSASETPSGSLTTYSAQPGLSLIEPRQINTAQYSSLSKAGTPGSMASVNAPEEANNIFSSSKKSKPVDSTQARQTYPPMHSIRPPMEIIAAQNILQWLFLIIREFSWNHHIGHWATLGLRKIPTEKKKRLYYIIAADVDGYLHRLRQAPYFLEREQREAVDRLLDSGWPIIPDAPASIAVPKKAAVPIDPPFPVSGSGHRGSALAFMPPASPKYVSEISAILPGATAPEVPENSGNTGGTSKSLSDSVTSQGTVFMPPAPPKYVSETSAILPGVTPPEIPEKNGNTGGAAKPLLNTVTSQDTVSLPDVRVPGAAVLSSSFKEKEHNQNKSDTTNAGSHSIPLTPQISEQTSHSPVQMSIAVVLTPSLSTEVAPVENSQFAYISNGSPSVSCQPGHVTPKHSTDSSPPEMKFQTNGVCNIHESSEAASASEPAPMVRTSEPALVQSSVKSPSGLPSQLSSSQAIKGTRPSSSRQSSEIIVAGGSAEPGRCEYCLEDGHRLQDCKRMYNVETLEKAFLAIKQSNLSEEQKRKDLETLDKLKSLMITAGKLQKDYHFPESSSVAVKSRSPSSNACHSSAPEPGAQEQLTLDTDTSKKGKHDISASESALHIFAQSLLLTPPQMASVVPQVCPFCEENCGRPLPACIQATGDRKSLKRKIKKLKEKIDELTKVPGEPETDKQQMERTVLRKMQSSLYDCYKKWPKERPSDL, from the exons ATGTTCAACATGGCGTCAACAGCTCGCGCAAAGAGCGTGAGGAACATCCTCATGGAG CTAAGGAAAGTCTGCCAACACCCGTATCTATCTGCACCAGAACTGGAAATATTCGATTTACCCCTAGAAGAGCAGCATAGACAGCTTGTCAACGCCAGCGGGAAACTCCAGTTTCTGAAATTGCTTTTACCCAAGTTGATTGCCAGGGGGCATAGAATTCTACTCTTCAGTCAG TTCAAAATGGCATTGGACCGGA TCCAAGATTTCCTATATGGCGAGAATGTTAAGCATCTACGCCTTGACGGCGACACCCAACAAGCACAGAGGCAAAAGTACATGGACCAATTCAATGCGCCTAACTCAGATTATCATATATTTCTTCTTACAACAAGAGCTGGGGGCGTGGGGATTAATTTGGCCTCCGCAGACACAATCATTCTACACGATCCCGATTTCAATCCTCATCAGGACCAACAG GCCATTGCGAGAGCGTATAGGTACGggcaaaaaaagaaggtgCTCGTATTCAAGTTGATGATCAAAGGAAGCGTGGAAG AAACCATCATAAacaaagggaaaagaaagatggtATTGGACCATCTGGTCGTCCAACAAATGGGCAAAGAAACCGAAGAAAATGATTTCGAAGACCTGTTTCTCAAAGGGGCCGAAGGCATCTACTCTGGCCAGGGCGGCATCAACATACCTGATATCAACTACAACTCTAAGAATGTCGACGAGCTCATTGACAGGGTTGAAGCTGACGCTGAGGCAGAAGCCAAGGCCATGGCAGAACGTGAGAGACAGACTGAGAATGGAGTAGCCAAGCAGATCAAGTCAAAGCAAGGTGCTCAGTTCCAATTCTCAAGGATTTGGGAGGCTGATAAAAACGAGGTGATCCACGATGAGGTGCAGGAGACCatgaaagatgatgaagaagaggagaatgTGGACTGGGAACAGCTGATGGTGACCATTCAAGCTGAGCGTCAACTGCGGCTTcaaaaagagatggaggagagcaGAACGAGGAGAAAGCTGAAGTCCAAGAAAGGAGTCTATAAAGTCGACGATGACTTTGAAGTTaacgaaaagaaaagaagaaagaataAGGGGAAAAGCAAGGAGGGTAAATTGTCGTCTTCAGACGCAGAGTATATGGATGGTGGATTGAGCGACGATGGCTCCGCAACTGATATGCCTGACATAGACCTGGAAACTTTGCAAGACGACTTATCGATTGATCCCATGTTTGCAAAATCGTCAGGTGGAatcaaaaggaaaaggtccAAAAAGACCCTTGATAACGTCTTCAATCAATCCACTGCACCACATGTTTACTCCCAAAGCTCAGCTTCTCACGTTAGTGCCAGTGAAACTCCTTCTGGAAGCTTAACGACTTATTCTGCTCAACCCGGACTTTCTTTAATCGAACCACGGCAAATTAACACGGCGCAATACTCAAGTCTATCCAAGGCGGGGACTCCTGGGTCAATGGCGTCCGTTAATGCACCTGAAGAAGCGAACAacattttttcttcttcaaaaaaGAGTAAACCAGTTGACTCTACTCAAGCAAGGCAAACATATCCTCCAATGCATAGTATCAGACCCCCTATGGAGATCATCGCTGCTCAAAATATCCTCCAATGGCTTTTTCTGATAATCCGGGAGTTCTCTTGGAATCATCACATAGGGCACTGGGCTACGTTGGGTTTGCGCAAAATACCCAccgaaaagaaaaaaaggctCTATTATATTATCGCAGCGGATGTCGATGGTTATCTTCATCGCCTCCGACAAGCCCCGTACTTTTTGGAGCGCGAACAACGTGAGGCTGTCGATAGATTGCTGGACAGTGGGTGGCCCATCATACCTGACGCTCCAGCTTCGATAGCAGTGCCGAAAAAGGCGGCTGTTCCCATTGATCCGCCATTCCCAGTCAGTGGCTCAGGGCATAGGGGAAGCGCACTTGCCTTCATGCCTCCTGCATCTCCGAAGTATGTGTCGGAGATTTCGGCAATCTTGCCTGGTGCTACAGCCCCTGAGGTCCCGGAGAACAGTGGAAATACTGGTGGTACTTCCAAATCACTTTCGGATTCTGTGACCTCTCAAGGTACTGTATTCATGCCTCCTGCACCTCCCAAGTATGTGTCAGAGACTTCGGCAATCTTGCCTGGTGTTACACCTCCTGAGATCCcggagaagaatggaaatACTGGTGGTGCTGCCAAACCTTTATTAAATACTGTGACCTCTCAAGATACTGTATCTTTACCCGATGTTAGAGTACCAGGAGCTGCTGtactctcttcctctttcaaagAGAAGGAACATAATCAGAACAAGTCTGATACAACGAACGCTGGGAGCCACAGCATCCCCCTGACTCCACAAATTTCCGAGCAGACATCGCATTCCCCTGTCCAAATGTCAATAGCCGTTGTTTTGACTCCATCCCTGTCCACTGAAGTAGCACCTGTCGAAAACTCTCAATTTGCATATATATCAAATGGGTCCCCTAGTGTATCATGTCAACCAGGGCATGTGACACCGAAGCATTCCACAGATTCTTCTCCACCGGAGATGAAATTTCAAACCAATGGCGTATGCAATATTCACGAAAGCAGTGAAGCAGCCTCTGCCTCAGAACCTGCACCGATGGTTCGTACCTCCGAACCTGCATTGGTTCAATCGTCTGTGAAATCTCCATCTGGATTGCCCAGCCAATTATCGTCATCACAAGCCATTAAGGGAACACGTCCCTCGTCTTCACGACAATCCTCCGAGATTATCGTCGCTGGCGGCAGCGCTGAGCCTGGCCGCTGTGAATACTGTCTTGAGGATGGTCACAGATTACAGGACTGTAAGCGGATGTATAATGTAGAAACTCTAGAAAAAGCTTTTCTTGCAATTAAACAGTCAAATTTATCGGAGGAACAAAAG CGCAAGGATCTTGAGACACTTGACAAATTGAAAAGCTTGATGATAACAGCTGGAAAATTACAAAAGGACTATCATTTTCCTGAATCAAGTTCTGTTGCTGTCAAGAGTAgatctccctcttccaatgCCTGTCATTCAAGTGCGCCCGAGCCTGGTGCTCAAGAACAGCTAACGCTTGATACGGACACTTCAAAGAAGGGTAAACACGACATATCTGCATCTGAAAG TGCACTGCATATATTCGCTCAATCTTTACTCTTAACACCGCCGCAAATGGCATCTGTTGTGCCTCAAGTCTGTCCATTCTGTGAGGAAAACTGTGGAAGACCTCTCCCTGCTTGCATCCAGGCCACCGGCGATAGAAAATCCctgaaaaggaaaatcaagaagctgaaggaaaAAATTGATGAGTTAACAAAAGTTCCGGGAGAGCCCGAAACCGACAAGCAGCAGATGGAAAGGACCGTATTGAGAAAGATGCAATCATCACTTTATGATTGCTACAAAAAA TGGCCTAAAGAACGGCCGTCAGATCTTTGA